The following proteins are encoded in a genomic region of Asterias amurensis chromosome 5, ASM3211899v1:
- the LOC139937102 gene encoding uncharacterized protein produces MHSRSGLPTPRPPDDRKGGDEDKNEGRTRRVSGGSSSPKKDSSKTLVSRRGVKNKQSSQEVSVFEHGNREQHSIHSRIGQSSSIEDSYWSRNWNSEGGRPKRERALSDRPQSKRLLHRASLTSVGELIPFQRAPRDGSYESNLPHRKKSETKKQIKPDDRKESSNHEHRSSSKSNEPQSSDAVPSSSVGRQRRQGTNQSRATHLRNKDLKEKTVQPSRKLSSEKGSVAVNPMEHPQIGSERKNTITDTNNKTEGIESSDEPAPGVLTGVRNSTPNVANSLLQQHGGDSLSAQGSAEEAPQSSERHSTFQCSRTVSVKHGNDGESSNLRITKVNSPSAEFKQAAGHQQTRNSVTPSSQPKASASNSLSSTNLLPLNLNNISSPVPSTSSDVGHPEETSPRRPNSVFRRGRDSNSILEPNPSQLSQAFTSVPNSTVIRESPRTIMPHPPPMNTSQTSETRRDRSLSVNDESTSPRTNIAHPPNANLSLSFPSGPSATSSQQGRLNRFGRRVRVPSSSEPQESSNRPAQEEIRHNTSAEQTPEPVNETFEGTNRRRYRFFTLSQDLANEENQRSAIPLTPHRDVLYGSTSPPLLRRHMRTHFDSDHRETSRTSQGSVGLRSSLGSSISDDDLREDSFRTSSGGQPVFSPVLNSGPSLDSSLVQRQHILHADASVSPREISSLNSSPRELSRLSSSSREVSRLNSSPRELPILNASSRSQIRTRGELDIASSSDQEYLTFSVDEGRLSRDARRRHQNDRNDAIPRLLPQRSRETSRELSRSSQIMNDVFGSNTNQMASIQGDASSDLQVPLFGSPLFAPLGVPPGMLLSLLVRTRREFGQEFMELLLENMMLNVLAHHLFETDLQGNDDGINGAPPPATQAIIDNLNETPALEMHIAKEMKCSICHSEYELYETLAELPCTHFFHPTCVAIWLKKSGTCPVCRFDLTSPTK; encoded by the exons ATGCACTCAAGAAGTGGTTTACCAACTCCAAGACCTCCTGATGACCGCAAAGGTGGTGATGAAGATAAAAATGAAGGTCGAACGAGGAGGGTTTCTGGCGGGTCTTCGTCACCAAAGAAAGATTCCAGCAAAACGCTCGTTTCGCGACGAGGGGTTAAAAATAAGCAGTCCTCGCAAGAAGTCTCGGtttttgaacatggcaatcgtGAACAGCACTCAATCCACAGCCGTATCGGCCAGAGCTCGTCCATCGAAGACTCCTATTGGTCAAGGAATTGGAACTCTGAAGGCGGCAGACCTAAGCGCGAGAGAGCGTTAAGCGACCGACCCCAGTCTAAGCGGTTGCTCCATCGAGCATCGTTAACTTCCGTAGGCGAGCTCATACCGTTTCAAAGAGCTCCGAGGGACGGCAGCTATGAGTCCAATCTACCTCATAGAAAGAAATCTGAAACTAAAAAGCAGATCAAACCAGACGACAGAAAAGAATCATCCAATCATGAGCATAGAAGTAGTTCTAAAAGCAATGAGCCCCAAAGTTCTGATGCTGTCCCAAGCTCTTCTGTTGGAAGACAGAGGAGGCAGGGCACAAACCAATCAAGGGCAACTCATCTGAGAAACAAAGACCTCAAAGAGAAGACAGTTCAGCCGTCAAGAAAGCTGAGTTCTGAAAAGGGTTCTGTAGCAGTAAACCCCATGGAGCATCCTCAAATTGGTTCAGAGAGGAAAAATACGATCACAgatacaaacaacaaaacagaagGAATTGAATCTTCCGATGAACCTGCACCAGGAGTTTTAACTGGAGTTAGAAATAGTACCCCAAATGTAGCAAACTCTTTATTGCAACAACATGGCGGAGACAGCCTGTCGGCCCAGGGGTCTGCAGAAGAAGCTCCTCAGTCATCAGAAAGACATTCAACTTTCCAATGCAGCCGCACTGTGTCAGTGAAGCATGGGAATGATGGAGAGAGTAGCAATCTGAGGATAACTAAAGTCAATTCACCGTCTGCAGAATTCAAACAAGCAGCAGGCCATCAGCAAACGAGGAATTCAGTTACACCCTCATCCCAACCAAAAGCGTCTGCATCAAACTCTCTCTCATCAACCAATCTATTACCTTTGAACTTAAACAATATCTCCAGCCCAGTCCCAAGCACATCATCCGATGTTGGACATCCAGAGGAGACGAGTCCAAGACGGCCAAACAGTGTTTTCCGTAGGGGGAGAGACTCAAATAGTATCTTGGAACCAAATCCTTCCCAATTAAGTCAAGCTTTTACTTCTGTTCCTAATTCTACTGTCATCAGGGAAAGTCCAAGAACAATAATGCCTCATCCTCCACCAATGAACACATCTCAAACAAGTGAGACGAGAAGGGATCGATCTTTGTCGGTGAATGATGAAAGTACAAGTCCGAGAACAAACATTGCACACCCTCCAAATGCCAACCTATCGCTTTCCTTTCCAAGTGGTCCAAGTGCAACGTCTTCACAGCAGGGGAGGTTGAATCGCTTTGGCAGAAGAGTGAGAGTTCCTTCCAGCTCTGAACCTCAGGAGAGTAGCAACCGCCCGGCACAAGAAGAAATCCGTCATAACACCTCTGCCGAGCAAACTCCGGAACCAGTAAATGAAACCTTTGAAGGAACTAATCGTCGGAGGTACAGATTTTTCACTCTCTCACAGGACCTAGCCAATGAAGAAAACCAGAGGTCAGCCATCCCGCTTACGCCTCATCGAGATGTCCTCTACGGTTCAACGTCACCGCCTCTGCTACGGCGGCACATGAGAACCCACTTTGACTCGGATCACAGAGAAACCTCTCGCACAAGCCAAGGATCTGTTGGCCTCAGAAGCAGCCTTGGATCTTCCATCAGCGATGATGACCTCAGAGAAGATTCCTTCCGTACCTCATCAGGAGGCCAGCCTGTTTTCTCGCCCGTCCTAAACTCTGGCCCTTCTCTTGACAGCTCTTTAGTTCAAAGACAGCATATACTCCATGCAGACGCCAGCGTTTCTCCAAGAGAGATTTCCAGCCTAAACTCATCGCCAAGAGAGTTGTCTCGTCTAAGTTCATCCTCCAGGGAGGTTTCTCGTCTTAACTCATCTCCGAGAGAGCTTCCCATTCTTAACGCCTCATCCAGGTCTCAAATACGTACTAGAGGAGAACTGGACATTGCTAGCTCCTCAGACCAGGAGTACTTGACGTTTTCTGTCGATGAGGGACGTCTTAGTCGGGATGCGAGGAGGAGGCACCAGAACGACCGTAATGATGCCATCCCACGCCTTCTACCTCAGAGAAGTCGCGAGACAAGTAGGGAGTTGTCCAGAAGCTCACAAATCATGAACGATGTCTTTGGATCAAACACTAATCAGAT GGCGTCTATCCAGGGCGACGCCAGTTCAGACCTCCAGGTGCCCCTCTTCGGCTCCCCATTATTTGCCCCCCTCGGCGTCCCCCCTGGAATGCTACTGAGTCTGCTGGTCAGGACACGCAGAGAGTTTGGACAAGAATTCATGGAGTTACTTCTAGAG aACATGATGCTAAACGTCTTGGCACATCATCTCTTTGAGACGGATCTCCAAGGCAACGATGATGGCATCAATGGTGCTCCCCCACCAGCAACTCAGGCCATCATTGACAATCTTAATGAAACTCCTGCTTTGGAGATGCACATAG CCAAAGAAATGAAGTGTTCCATTTGTCACAGCGAGTATGAACTCTATGAGACCCTAGCTGAGTTGCCATGTACACATTTCTTCCATCCAACATGTGTGGCTATATGGCTCAAGAAG
- the LOC139937467 gene encoding uncharacterized protein: MAGSNNLLFLTGLLLAIVCLAHSQSLYRRVVKRYPSAHRTREVAQNVAGEVDDIGSMVDSMRKDLLLLEQRIMSLETNDHNHGQRLESIEAMLNVPSDSDEQAGDEQPHDADDSTNTSHESQPGKESEDVQSSLNIASNGDNTQNGNGQENSQAQNSDANIRADVVVLLENAEAAIAEAADILGGEQDDEAGNGDAEAGNGDAEAGNGDAEAGNGDAEAGNGDAEAGNGDAEAGNGDAEAGNGDAEAGNSDDEAGNGDAEEGTDNEIPTVTDKTPDHSDVMAGSDEKVQPTAGDVEIHNENPTSGEEVNPAQNEVLGGGSDDEQDKDGEEDQGQEGSENTESGSKSEEDDDSKDGDVDKRYRVDTPQRQARPQNRSFRFHRRFLPYNRRVSIHRGN; this comes from the exons ATGGCTGGATCAAACAACTTGCTTTTTCTGACCGGTCTTCTGCTGGCAATAGTTTGCCTTGCACACTCCCAGTCACTCTATCGTAGGGTCGTCAAACGATATCCTTCTGCACACAGAACACGG GAAGTGGCTCAAAATGTAGCTGGAGAAGTAGATG ATATTGGCAGCATGGTAGACTCAATGCGCAAAGATCTTCTGCTTCTTGAACAACGAATTATGAGTCTTGAAACCAATG ACCACAACCATGGTCAGCGTTTAGAGTCCATTGAGGCGATGTTAAACGTTCCGAGTGACTCTGATGAGCAAGCTGGTGATGAACAGCCACATGATGCTGACGACAGTACTAATACATCACACG AATCTCAACCGGGGAAAGAAAGTGAGGATGTACAATCATCTTTAaacattgcgtcaaatggtgacAATACCCAGAATGGAAACGGACAAGAAAACAGTCAGGCACAAAACTCGGATGCAAACATACGTG CCGATGTGGTTGTCTTGTTAGAAAACGCCGAAGCCGCCATTGCAGAAGCAGCAGACATTCTCGGTGGCGAACAAGATGACGAGGCTGGCAACGGTGACGCCGAAGCTGGCAACGGTGACGCCGAGGCTGGCAACGGTGACGCCGAGGCTGGCAACGGTGACGCCGAGGCTGGCAACGGTGACGCCGAGGCTGGCAACGGTGACGCCGAGGCTGGCAACGGTGACGCCGAGGCTGGCAACGGTGACGCCGAGGCTGGCAACAGTGACGACGAGGCTGGCAATGGTGACGCCGAGGAGGGTACCGATAATGAAATTCCCACCGTGACTGACAAGACTCCTGATCATAGTGACGTCATGGCTGGAAGTGATGAAAAGGTACAACCTACTGCCGGTGATGTCGAAATCCACAATGAAAATCCAACAAGTGGGGAGGAGGTGAACCCCGCCCAGAATGAAGTATTGGGTGGTGGGAGTGATGATGAGCAAGATAAAGACGGGGAGGAAGATCAGGGCCAGGAGGGGAGTGAGAACACAGAGAGTGGTTCTAAGTCCGAGGAAGACGACGACAGCAAAGATGGAGACGTTGATAAAAGATACCGTGTTGATACCCCACAACGACAGGCAAGACCCCAAAACCGGTCTTTTCGTTTCCATCGCCGCTTTTTACCTTACAATAGGCGTGTCAGCATTCATCGCGGTAACTAG
- the LOC139937824 gene encoding uncharacterized protein: protein MISLVFCVALPSSKSLAVGIHADGSVTDSGEHIDAVQVDDKDVFINIIPEMNQRLMALEVAASRLENNQLNMDLLLDRIEQIVHEQYGRPAIGKPADQNQSEPPAPQESTGNKDEAVATGSQMSSLVTDAINDNTEPNHSNQQEPVTAKVIEIDQAKPSPPQQPHPANQLQQQLQTQQQQQLQSKPHQQLPTPPQHLQQQLVSLQQLQQQVEQPQQREVGHELDELDEIIHLASGLTNNHHSAIRRPIAIERPIRPSTIKQPRASRAFAMKRITWEARRHTKISPFLEDNDLNLIDRGGLSWLP, encoded by the exons ATGATTTCGCTCGTTTTCTGTGTTGCTCTACCATCAAGCAAATCTCTCGCAGTCGGAATTCATGCGGATGGTTCT GTTACAGATAGTGGTGAGCACATCGACGCAGTACAAGTTGATGACAAAG ATGTGTTCATAAATATCATACCTGAGATGAATCAAAGACTCATGGCACTTGAAGTTGCGGCATCAAGACTTGAAAATAACC AACTCAACATGGACTTACTACTGGATAGAATTGAACAAATCGTACATGAACAATACGGACGACCCGCCATAGGAAAGCCCGCTGATCAAAACCAATCCGAGCCCCCAGCACCTCAAGAGAGCACTGGGAACAAAGATGAAGCCGTAGCCACTGGTTCGCAGATGTCATCATTGGTGACCGACGCTATAAATGATAACACCGAACCTAACCATTCGAACCAACAGGAGCCTGTCACTGCCAAGGTAATCGAGATTGACCAGGCGAAGCCCTCTCCTCCTCAGCAACCCCATCCAGCCAATCAGCTGCAACAGCAACTGCAAacacaacagcaacagcaactgCAATCAAAACCACATCAGCAACTGCCCACACCACCCCAACACCTGCAGCAGCAGCTGGTGTCATTGCAGCAACTGCAGCAACAGGTCGAACAACCTCAGCAAAGGGAAGTTGGACACGAGTTGGATGAGCTTGATGAAATAATCCACCTCGCCAGTGGTCTCACAAATAATCACCATTCCGCTATAAGACGACCCATCGCCATAGAACGACCCATACGACCCAGCACTATAAAACAACCCCGCGCATCGAGAGCGTTTGCAATGAAACGAATAACGTGGGAAGCCAGACGGCACACTAAAATATCTCCATTCTTGGAAGATAATGACCTGAATTTGATCGACCGAGGAGGACTTTCGTGGTTGCCATAA
- the LOC139937823 gene encoding uncharacterized protein: protein MKLPLFVLVLSIFNIAENIASTTQEMSTTEVTSSTTAISSTTVETTVPTDDATEPVENSDDETTTVGVPDGGGTVTTMSADAESTPTAMPVDENATTTTTAMPVDENSTTTTTAMPVDENATTTTTVMPVDENATTTTPMPVDENATTTTTAMPVDENATTTTTAMPVDENATTTTTAMPVDENATTTTTPMPGAEENDTDTTTQQQTEKITSTPEINPCLNATVVQQCKDQDFTTCVHDGPGRHHCEGCLGGWTLSNGTCKRLPRVIGKVVIQFINGAEASFTVDLTNRDSAAFIRLATDCCASFLRASIAVACDVTSFTEGSIIVAFVLGFPENATDINETALAQNILDDANATGIGLNPNVELRTNTMFCEDTTCENDGICYINESMLQCNCTDGYTGSSCAISPTTTVVTVTDQPGLTTTVIIGIAVGVTAAVLIIIIIIIVVVLKCGGKNKVVSQEEMNTHSDEVPLQKR, encoded by the exons ATGAAGCTTCCACTATTCGTCCTGGTGCTAAGCATTTTCAACATTGCTG AAAACATCGCCAGTACAACACAAGAGATGTCAACTACAG AGGTGACCTCCAGTACGACTGCGATCAGTAGCACCACAGTAGAAACCACAGTCCCAACAGATGATGCTACCGAGCCTGTCGAAAACAGCGATGACGAAACTACTACTGTAGGTGTCCCTGATGGTGGTGGCACCGTGACCACGATGTCAGCGGACGCCGAATCAACCCCTACAGCAATGCCGGTAGATGAGAACGCAACAACAACCACTACAGCCATGCCGGTAGATGAGAACTCAACAACAACCACTACAGCCATGCCGGTAGATGAGAACGCAACAACAACCACTACAGTCATGCCGGTAGATGAGAACGCAACAACAACTACACCAATGCCGGTAGATGAGAACGCAACAACAACTACTACAGCCATGCCGGTAGATGAGAacgcaacaacaacaactacagcCATGCCGGTAGATGAGAACGCAACAACAACTACTACAGCCATGCCGGTAGATGAGAacgcaacaacaacaactacaccAATGCCGGGAGCTGAAGAGAACGATACTGACACAACGACACAGCAACAGactgaaaaaatcacatcaACACCTG AAATCAATCCCTGCTTGAATGCCACCGTGGTACAACAATGTAAGGATCAGGATTTTACCACGTGTGTTCATGATGGCCCTGGACGACATCATTGCGAGGGCTGCCTGGGTGGCTGGACTCTTAGTAACGGCACATGCAAAA GACTACCCAGGGTTATCGGAAAAGTAGTAATACAGTTTATTAATGGCGCTGAAGCATCCTTCACAGTTGATTTAACAAACAGGGATTCAGCTGCGTTTATACGGTTGGCAACTGATTGTTGTGCA AGCTTCTTGAGAGCTTCCATTGCCGTCGCTTGTGACGTTACTTCATTTACCGAAGGATCCATTATTGTCGCCTTTGTACTTGGTTTCCCTGAAAACGCAACAGACATAAACGAGACTGCGTTAGCACAAAACATCTTGGATGACGCCAATGCAACTGGAATTGGGCTAAACCCCAACGTTGAACTAAGAA CTAACACGATGTTCTGTGAGGATACAACCTGTGAAAACGACGGAATTTGTTACATAAATGAATCGATGCTCCAATGCAA TTGTACCGACGGGTACACAGGAAGTAGCTGTGCCATAAGCCCGA CTACTACAGTTGTTACAGTTACTGATCAACCAGGTCTCACAACAACTGTCATTATCGGTATTGCTGTCGGCGTCACCGCAGCCGTGCTcatcattattataataatcATCGTCGTGGTCTTGAAGTGTGGCGGGAAGAACAAGGTTGTCTCTCAAGAAGAAATGAACACTCACAGTGATGAAGTGCCTTTGCAGAAGCGCTAA